GGATGGATAATTCCAGGGAGCTAAAAATCGACAAATTTGCCTTAAACCGATATTCTACAACTCTCAGAAAAGAATTCTCTTTTGTTGATCATCTAAATTCAATGGCAGTCCAATCCGCCGCCGAGCGAGGATGGTCTGCTATTAGTCGTTTTTACGACAATTGTAAGAAAAAGATTTCTGGAAAAAAAGGATATCCCCGATTTCAAAAAGATGGTCGTTCCGTTGAATATAAAACATCGGGATGGGCATTACATCCAACAAAAAGGCAAATTACCTTTACCGATAAAAATAGAATTGGCAAACTTAAGTTACTCGGAAAATGGGATATCCATACCAACAATGTGAAAGACATAAAACGGGTGCGTTTAATTCGTCGTGCCGATGGATATTACGCTCAATTTTGTCTGAATATTACCGTTACCGATGTTCAACCCGAAACCGGGAAGGAAATAGGACTTGATGTTGGAATTGAGTCATTTTACACCGACTCCAATGGATATCAAGAGCCGAATCCTAAGTTTTTGAGAAAAGCCGAACAATCAATTAAGCAATCTCAGAGACAAATCTATAAGAAAGTTAAAGGTTCATCAGGTAGACGGAAAGCCAGAAAAGTTTACAGCAAAAAACACTTAAAAGTAAGTAGACAACGGATTGAACACGCAAAGAGAATTGCGCGTAACGTATGCACATCAAACGATGTAGTAGCCTACGAAGATTTAAGTGTGAGAAATTTGGTTAAAAACCACTGTTTAGCTAAATCAATTAGTGATGCCAGTTGGTATTTGTTCCGGCAATGGATAGAATATTTTGCGGCTAAATTTGATAAATTAGCAATTCCCGTTGCACCTCATTACACTTCACAAAAATGCAGTAATTGTGGGGTGATTGTTAAAAAATCTCTATCAACTCGCACCCATATTTGTAATTGTGGATGCGAATTACATAGGGACACAAACGCTGCAATTAATATTCTTAATCTTGCCAAGCAAGCTAGGGATGGGCAATCCCGAAGTAACGCTAATGGACTAGAAACCTCTACTCTTCTTGGGGTAACCCTGGTTGAGCAAGTATCTAGGTCGAAGTTAGAATCCCCGTCTATGAGAGAGCGGGGAGTGTCAACCTAATCACCGGATCAATTATTGTTGAATACAAATATGAGTCGTGTTATTGTAATTACCTCTGGAAAAGGAGGAGTCGGAAAAACAACCTGCACCGCTAATGTGGGGATGGCATTAGCAAAACGAGGACATAAAGTTGTCCTGATTGATGCCGATTTTGGATTAAGAAATTTAGACTTACTCCTGGGTTTAGAAAATCGAATTGTCTATACCGCAATGGAAGTTTTATCCGGGGAATGTCGCTTAGAACAAGCTTTAGTTAAAGATAAACGAGAAGCCCGTTTAGTGTTATTACCTGCGGCTCAAAATCGCATGAAAGAAGCCGTGACCCCGGATCAAATGAAACAATTAGTAGAAATGTTAGAGGGGAAATATGATTATATTTTAATTGATTGTCCGGCGGGTATTGAACAGGGATTTCAAAATGCGATCGCTCCCGCTAAAGAAGCCATTATTGTCACAACTCCAGAGATTTCTGCCGTTCGAGATGCAGATCGAGTGATTGGGTTATTAGAAGCCAATTCCGTTAAACAAATTCGGTTATTAATTAATCGAATTAAACCCTTAATGGTAGAAGCTAACGATATGATGTCGGTGCAGGATGTGGAAGAAATTTTAGCGATTCCTTTAATTGGGGTGGTTCCCGATGATGAAACCGTGATTGTTTCTACCAATAAAGGAGAACCGTTGATATTAGCAGAAAACGCCTCTCAAGCTGCCCAAGCGTTTAATAATGTTGTGCGTCGCATTGAAGGGGAAAAAGTAGCATTCTTGGATCTCAATCCCCGTCCAGAAGGGTTTTTTGCAAAACTACGTCGTTTGTTCACCTCTAAAGTGGGTTAAAGGTTTTTCTCTTAGTTTTTTGATTTTTCTGCCTCTGTAGTTACCCTGCAAACACCCCATGAAAATTAATGAAATCCTAGAACGACTTT
The Planktothrix sp. FACHB-1365 DNA segment above includes these coding regions:
- a CDS encoding RNA-guided endonuclease TnpB family protein, which gives rise to MIVLEYKVKGKIEQYKAIDQAIRTTQFVRNKAIRYWMDNSRELKIDKFALNRYSTTLRKEFSFVDHLNSMAVQSAAERGWSAISRFYDNCKKKISGKKGYPRFQKDGRSVEYKTSGWALHPTKRQITFTDKNRIGKLKLLGKWDIHTNNVKDIKRVRLIRRADGYYAQFCLNITVTDVQPETGKEIGLDVGIESFYTDSNGYQEPNPKFLRKAEQSIKQSQRQIYKKVKGSSGRRKARKVYSKKHLKVSRQRIEHAKRIARNVCTSNDVVAYEDLSVRNLVKNHCLAKSISDASWYLFRQWIEYFAAKFDKLAIPVAPHYTSQKCSNCGVIVKKSLSTRTHICNCGCELHRDTNAAINILNLAKQARDGQSRSNANGLETSTLLGVTLVEQVSRSKLESPSMRERGVST
- the minD gene encoding septum site-determining protein MinD; this translates as MSRVIVITSGKGGVGKTTCTANVGMALAKRGHKVVLIDADFGLRNLDLLLGLENRIVYTAMEVLSGECRLEQALVKDKREARLVLLPAAQNRMKEAVTPDQMKQLVEMLEGKYDYILIDCPAGIEQGFQNAIAPAKEAIIVTTPEISAVRDADRVIGLLEANSVKQIRLLINRIKPLMVEANDMMSVQDVEEILAIPLIGVVPDDETVIVSTNKGEPLILAENASQAAQAFNNVVRRIEGEKVAFLDLNPRPEGFFAKLRRLFTSKVG